From Candoia aspera isolate rCanAsp1 chromosome 4, rCanAsp1.hap2, whole genome shotgun sequence, a single genomic window includes:
- the LOC134495634 gene encoding toll-like receptor 13 isoform X1 translates to MPVLNQISLKLCKLLLLFTWTHWGVDAFGFRNCILSHNRPGLAICAGHAIFNLSSAIASLPNVTYWLNASHNSVENLASTTFSHLPDLLELYLDHNCISSIEPNAFQILGGLEVLDLSWNQLTALGPPLLANLTHLRVLHLDHNKIAIVHPSSFKFQLALQELYLPSNRLSSFQEMATAIKNLSKLTILDLNFNQISTPCVGPSRVSLPILRNLSLNGNGICRLDLSNCSFPNLRQLNLTFDNMSKVEAGSFQVTPVLVELSLDMNPLKVSELINISLPNLTMLHLSSMKPSLNKNLSAACSVFQSLPSLTSLDIRGSKFNNTQLRQLGSCTNLTWLTLSLTEYRYLGNKTFDTFQNLKYLSLDRCKILQLHSNTWGKGLPLQTLILSRNAIAELYDAVFSDLKNLSYLDLSKNRLTNLRKTSFFGMAALRTLILQSCQITAVTRDTFYYAHKIEFLDLSFNSITLVKDYAFSRLHVKTLLLSANRILTVQRFAFKHLSSLKYLALDQNFLYKFSSSVFAPLNKLETLDLSHNNLFAYNKYSYPSPFIGLHSLVNLDVSFQTPRLPVCPPDQLFQGLENLKFLSLKGNPSDLFLNLSFINLTTLESLDISEIKPGKHNSWKIYSHFFQGLSNLHNLWLEDSAIKDLPEEVFSGLASLEQLVLNNNNLRNFSKELFSGLSSLKYLDVSGNSLSCSCENAWFQNWSVSVPNVQVALLDSYYCFGPGVTDRLFAYEDMSLCFENWGMFFFIATTGATLLLLLPSLVYAKFGWTLRHACYLLRGWGYRQLHHKGQDYQYDAYISSCSHDYEWVVNNILEKLEEQHELHFRFCFGPRDFAPGMYYIDNVQNGISRSRKTLCLVSRSYLESEWCSLEIQLACSKIYYHGHDPLVVVFMEEIPNYRLSPYHRLRKLIKQESYLTWPEDPEAEDMFWTKLCEALSFEREEQLITSFTLIE, encoded by the exons ATGCCTGTTTTGAACCAGATTTCCTTGAAACTTTGCAAGCTGCTACTCCTCTTCACATGGACACATTGGGGTGTTGATGCTTTTGGTTTCAGGAACTGTATCCTTTCCCATAACAGGCCTGGCCTTGCTATTTGTGCTGGCCATGCCATCTTTAACCTGAGTTCTGCCATTGCTTCTCTGCCAAATGTAACTTATTGGCTCAATGCCTCCCACAACTCTGTGGAAAATCTGGCTTCTACCACCTTTTCCCACCTTCCTGATTTACTGGAACTTTATCTGGACCATAACTGCATATCAAGCATTGAGCCTAATGCTTTTCAAATCCTGGGAGGCCTTGAAGTTCTAGATCTGAGCTGGAACCAACTGACTGCTCTGGGTCCCCCTTTATTGGCCAACTTGACACATCTCCGTGTATTGCACTTGGATCATAACAAAATTGCCATTGTGCACCCCAGTTCTTTCAAGTTCCAGTTGGCTCTTCAGGAACTTTATCTTCCCTCCAATAGACTCTCTAGTTTCCAAGAGATGGCAACAGCTATAAAAAACTTGTCCAAACTCACCATCCTGGATCTAAATTTTAATCAGATCTCTACCCCCTGTGTTGGTCCTTCCCGGGTCAGTTTGCCCATCCTGAGGAATCTCAGTTTGAATGGCAATGGCATTTGCAGACTGGACTTGTCCAACTGTTCCTTTCCTAACTTGCGACAACTGAACCTAACTTTTGATAACATGTCAAAAGTGGAAGCTGGATCCTTTCAAGTTACTCCTGTTTTGGTGGAGCTGTCTTTAGACATGAACCCTCTAAAGGTCTCTGAGCTTATCAACATATCGCTTCCTAACCTGACTATGTTGCATTTATCCAGTAtgaaaccatcattaaacaagaaTTTATCAGCAGCTTGCTCTGTCTTCCAAAGTCTTCCATCCTTAACTTCTTTGGACATCAGAGGTTCCAAGTTTAATAATACTCAGTTGAGACAGTTGGGTTCTTGCACTAACCTCACCTGGTTGACCCTCTCTCTCACGGAATATAGATACCTGGGAAATAAGACATTTGACACATTTCAGAACTTAAAGTATCTTTCTCTGGATAGGTGCAAGATACTGCAACTCCATTCTAATACTTGGGGGAAGGGGTTACCATTGCAAACCCTGATCCTGAGTAGAAATGCTATCGCTGAATTATATGATGCTGTTTTCTCTGATTTGAAGAATTTAAGCTATTTGGACTTATCAAAGAACCGCCTGACCAATCTACGAAAGACATCCTTTTTTGGCATGGCAGCATTGCGGACACTTATTCTACAGAGCTGCCAGATCACAGCTGTAACCCGTGACACTTTCTACTATGCTCATAAGATCGAGTTTTTGGATCTGAGTTTTAACAGCATTACCTTAGTCAAGGATTATGCCTTTTCACGCCTGCATGTGAAGACTCTCCTGCTTTCAGCCAATAGAATTTTGACGGTTCAGAGATTTGCCTTTAAGCATCTCAGTTCCCTGAAATATCTTGCCTTGGATCAAAATTTCTTATACAAGTTTTCTAGTTCAGTCTTTGCACCCCTGAATAAGCTGGAAACATTAGATCTCAGTCACAACAATCTGTTTGCCTACAACAAATACAGTTATCCAAGCCCTTTTATAGGTCTCCACTCCCTTGTGAACCTGGATGTTAGTTTTCAGACACCTAGATTACCAGTCTGCCCTCCAGACCAACTCTTCCAAGGGCTGGAGAATCTAAAGTTCCTGTCTTTGAAAGGCAATCCTAGCgatttgtttctcaacctttcatTTATCAATTTGACTACTCTAGAATCCTTAGACATCTCTGAAATCAAGCCAGGGAAACACAACTCTTGGAAAATCTATTCCCATTTCTTTCAAGGACTAAGTAACCTACATAATCTCTGGTTAGAAGACAGTGCCATCAAGGACCTGCCTGAAGAAGTCTTTTCTGGTTTGGCATCTTTGGAACAGCTGGTcctgaacaacaacaatttgaGGAACTTCAGTAAAGAATTGTTTAGTGGACTTTCCTCCCTGAAGTATTTGGATGTTTCTGGAAATTCACTGTCATGCTCTTGTGAGAATGCATGGTTCCAAAACTGGTCAGTATCTGTGCCAAATGTTCAAGTGGCCTTGCTGGATTCCTATTACTGTTTCGGTCCTGGAGTGACGGATCGTCTTTTTGCTTACGAAGACATGTCCTTGTGCTTTGAGAACTGGGGAATGTTCTTTTTTATTGCCACCACAGGTGCCACTCTTTTGCTTCTGCTTCCATCATTGGTCTATGCCAAGTTTGGCTGGACTCTCCGGCATGCTTGCTATCTGCTCAGAGGCTGGGGCTACAGGCAACTGCACCATAAAGGACAGGACTACCAATATGATGCTTACATTTCCAGCTGCAGTCATGACTATGAATGGGTGGTCAATAATATTCTGGAAAAGCTGGAAGAACAACATGAACTCCACTTCCGGTTTTGTTTTGGGCCTAGAGATTTTGCCCCTGGAATGTACTATATAGATAATGTGCAGAATGGAATAAGCAGAAGCCGTAAAACCTTGTGTCTGGTGAGCAGAAGTTACTTGGAGAGTGAATGGTGTTCCCTAGAAATTCAACTTGCTTGTTCCAAGATCTACTATCATGGACATGACCCTTTGGTGGTGGTCTTTATGGAAGAAATCCCTAACTACAG GTTGTCCCCTTATCATCGCCTAAGGAAACTAATTAAGCAAGAGAGCTATCTCACTTGGCCCGAGGATCCTGAGGCTGAGGATATGTTCTGGACCAAACTGTGTGAGGCCTTAAGCTTTGAGAGAGAAGAACAGTTGATCACATCATTCACTTTAATTGAGTAG
- the LOC134495634 gene encoding toll-like receptor 13 isoform X2: MAALRTLILQSCQITAVTRDTFYYAHKIEFLDLSFNSITLVKDYAFSRLHVKTLLLSANRILTVQRFAFKHLSSLKYLALDQNFLYKFSSSVFAPLNKLETLDLSHNNLFAYNKYSYPSPFIGLHSLVNLDVSFQTPRLPVCPPDQLFQGLENLKFLSLKGNPSDLFLNLSFINLTTLESLDISEIKPGKHNSWKIYSHFFQGLSNLHNLWLEDSAIKDLPEEVFSGLASLEQLVLNNNNLRNFSKELFSGLSSLKYLDVSGNSLSCSCENAWFQNWSVSVPNVQVALLDSYYCFGPGVTDRLFAYEDMSLCFENWGMFFFIATTGATLLLLLPSLVYAKFGWTLRHACYLLRGWGYRQLHHKGQDYQYDAYISSCSHDYEWVVNNILEKLEEQHELHFRFCFGPRDFAPGMYYIDNVQNGISRSRKTLCLVSRSYLESEWCSLEIQLACSKIYYHGHDPLVVVFMEEIPNYRLSPYHRLRKLIKQESYLTWPEDPEAEDMFWTKLCEALSFEREEQLITSFTLIE, translated from the exons ATGGCAGCATTGCGGACACTTATTCTACAGAGCTGCCAGATCACAGCTGTAACCCGTGACACTTTCTACTATGCTCATAAGATCGAGTTTTTGGATCTGAGTTTTAACAGCATTACCTTAGTCAAGGATTATGCCTTTTCACGCCTGCATGTGAAGACTCTCCTGCTTTCAGCCAATAGAATTTTGACGGTTCAGAGATTTGCCTTTAAGCATCTCAGTTCCCTGAAATATCTTGCCTTGGATCAAAATTTCTTATACAAGTTTTCTAGTTCAGTCTTTGCACCCCTGAATAAGCTGGAAACATTAGATCTCAGTCACAACAATCTGTTTGCCTACAACAAATACAGTTATCCAAGCCCTTTTATAGGTCTCCACTCCCTTGTGAACCTGGATGTTAGTTTTCAGACACCTAGATTACCAGTCTGCCCTCCAGACCAACTCTTCCAAGGGCTGGAGAATCTAAAGTTCCTGTCTTTGAAAGGCAATCCTAGCgatttgtttctcaacctttcatTTATCAATTTGACTACTCTAGAATCCTTAGACATCTCTGAAATCAAGCCAGGGAAACACAACTCTTGGAAAATCTATTCCCATTTCTTTCAAGGACTAAGTAACCTACATAATCTCTGGTTAGAAGACAGTGCCATCAAGGACCTGCCTGAAGAAGTCTTTTCTGGTTTGGCATCTTTGGAACAGCTGGTcctgaacaacaacaatttgaGGAACTTCAGTAAAGAATTGTTTAGTGGACTTTCCTCCCTGAAGTATTTGGATGTTTCTGGAAATTCACTGTCATGCTCTTGTGAGAATGCATGGTTCCAAAACTGGTCAGTATCTGTGCCAAATGTTCAAGTGGCCTTGCTGGATTCCTATTACTGTTTCGGTCCTGGAGTGACGGATCGTCTTTTTGCTTACGAAGACATGTCCTTGTGCTTTGAGAACTGGGGAATGTTCTTTTTTATTGCCACCACAGGTGCCACTCTTTTGCTTCTGCTTCCATCATTGGTCTATGCCAAGTTTGGCTGGACTCTCCGGCATGCTTGCTATCTGCTCAGAGGCTGGGGCTACAGGCAACTGCACCATAAAGGACAGGACTACCAATATGATGCTTACATTTCCAGCTGCAGTCATGACTATGAATGGGTGGTCAATAATATTCTGGAAAAGCTGGAAGAACAACATGAACTCCACTTCCGGTTTTGTTTTGGGCCTAGAGATTTTGCCCCTGGAATGTACTATATAGATAATGTGCAGAATGGAATAAGCAGAAGCCGTAAAACCTTGTGTCTGGTGAGCAGAAGTTACTTGGAGAGTGAATGGTGTTCCCTAGAAATTCAACTTGCTTGTTCCAAGATCTACTATCATGGACATGACCCTTTGGTGGTGGTCTTTATGGAAGAAATCCCTAACTACAG GTTGTCCCCTTATCATCGCCTAAGGAAACTAATTAAGCAAGAGAGCTATCTCACTTGGCCCGAGGATCCTGAGGCTGAGGATATGTTCTGGACCAAACTGTGTGAGGCCTTAAGCTTTGAGAGAGAAGAACAGTTGATCACATCATTCACTTTAATTGAGTAG